The following proteins are co-located in the Microbacterium sp. Clip185 genome:
- a CDS encoding ABC transporter ATP-binding protein yields the protein MKLELRGITKRFGSLVANDHIDLVVRPGEIHALLGENGAGKSTLMNVLYGLYRADEGEILLDDVVQNFRGPGDAMAAGIGMVHQHFMLIPVFTVAENVMLGHESTKALGRLDLNAARTHVREVAQRFGFEIDPDALVGDLPVGVQQRVEIIKALSRDAKVLVFDEPTAVLTPQETDELMAIMRQLRDEGTSIVFITHKLREVREVADRITVIRLGKVVGEASPTATNAELASLMVGRAVELTVQKEPPTLGEGGLKISGLRVLTSTGAIVVDGVDFDVRPGEILAVAGVQGNGQTELVEAIVGLAARVEGSISLDGTELVGKSVRAILDEGVGFVPEDRKEDGLVGGFSVAENLVLDRSSDPAFARGGTLRRRALDAFARDRIQEYDIRTRGPETPAGTLSGGNQQKVVIAREMSRDLRLLVVAQPTRGVDVGSIEFIHKRIIETRDAGIPIVVVSTELDEVSALADRIAVMYRGSIVGIVPGDTSRDTLGLMMAGATDPEVAA from the coding sequence ATGAAGCTCGAGCTCCGCGGGATCACCAAGAGATTCGGCAGCCTCGTCGCCAACGACCACATCGATCTGGTGGTCCGCCCCGGCGAGATCCATGCGTTGTTGGGGGAGAACGGCGCAGGCAAGTCGACCCTCATGAACGTGCTGTACGGCCTGTATCGCGCCGATGAAGGCGAGATCCTGCTGGACGACGTCGTCCAGAACTTCCGCGGCCCCGGCGACGCCATGGCCGCGGGCATCGGCATGGTCCACCAGCACTTCATGCTCATCCCCGTCTTCACCGTCGCCGAGAACGTCATGCTCGGCCACGAGAGCACGAAGGCGCTCGGACGCCTCGACTTGAACGCCGCCCGCACGCACGTCCGCGAGGTCGCGCAGCGCTTCGGGTTCGAGATCGACCCCGACGCCCTCGTGGGGGATCTGCCCGTGGGCGTGCAGCAGCGCGTCGAGATCATCAAAGCTCTCTCGCGCGACGCCAAGGTGCTCGTCTTCGACGAGCCCACCGCCGTTCTGACGCCGCAGGAGACCGACGAGCTGATGGCGATCATGCGTCAGCTGCGCGACGAGGGCACCTCCATCGTCTTCATCACCCACAAGCTGCGCGAAGTCCGCGAGGTCGCGGACCGCATCACCGTGATCCGGCTCGGCAAGGTCGTGGGCGAGGCGTCGCCGACCGCCACCAACGCCGAACTGGCCTCCCTCATGGTCGGTCGTGCCGTCGAGCTCACCGTCCAGAAGGAGCCGCCGACGCTCGGCGAGGGCGGGCTGAAGATCAGCGGACTGCGTGTCCTCACTTCCACCGGTGCGATCGTTGTCGACGGCGTCGACTTCGATGTGCGTCCCGGAGAGATCCTCGCGGTCGCAGGAGTCCAGGGCAACGGTCAGACCGAGCTCGTCGAGGCCATCGTCGGACTCGCGGCGCGGGTCGAAGGCTCGATCAGCCTCGACGGCACCGAGTTGGTCGGAAAGAGCGTGCGGGCGATCCTCGACGAAGGCGTCGGGTTCGTGCCGGAGGACCGCAAGGAAGACGGCCTGGTCGGCGGTTTCTCGGTCGCCGAGAACCTCGTGCTCGACCGTTCCTCCGATCCGGCCTTCGCCCGCGGCGGCACGCTGCGCCGCCGCGCGCTGGATGCTTTCGCGCGCGACCGCATCCAGGAATACGACATCCGCACCCGCGGTCCGGAGACGCCCGCAGGCACTCTGTCGGGAGGAAATCAGCAGAAGGTGGTCATCGCGCGCGAGATGAGCCGGGACCTGCGTCTGCTGGTCGTCGCGCAGCCCACTCGCGGCGTCGACGTCGGCTCGATCGAGTTCATCCACAAGCGCATCATCGAGACACGGGATGCGGGTATCCCGATCGTCGTCGTCTCCACCGAGCTCGACGAGGTCAGCGCCCTCGCCGACCGCATCGCCGTCATGTATCGCGGCAGCATCGTCGGAATCGTGCCCGGCGACACGTCCCGTGACACTCTCGGCCTCATGATGGCCGGCGCAACCGACCCGGAGGTGGCCGCATGA
- a CDS encoding ABC transporter permease — translation MSGSTPTSDPGARKSDGDAELPRATGPLTGEEFAPTRSGIFLRELMRGSAVATLLAIVLAMIVGGILIAVTNENVQAASGYFFARPGDTFVAIWQAVYNGYEALFRGAIFNARGADFAAQIRPLTNALGFATPLIAAGLGVALAFRAGLFNIGARGQMLIAAMFAGLFAFNLDLPLWLHLPITLIAGIVGGALWGGLVGLLKARTGAHEVILTIMLNYVAYYLLLWMLRTPGLLQMEGTNQPITKPTPESAQFPDLLGPQFPQLNWGFVVVIAATVFVWWLIERSSLGLRLRAVGENPHAARAAGMSVDRLYIYAMLFAGGLAGLAAMNQIQGTVTTGFGATIDAGIGFDAITVALLGRSRAWGTFAAGILFGALKAGSFSMQAQGIPVDIVLVVQSLIVLFIAAPPLLRAVFFLPKSDAEKAAKARAKAAKKAVAA, via the coding sequence ATGAGCGGTTCGACGCCCACGAGCGACCCAGGCGCACGCAAGAGCGACGGCGACGCCGAGCTCCCGCGCGCGACCGGTCCCCTGACCGGCGAGGAGTTCGCCCCCACCCGTTCCGGCATCTTCCTGCGCGAACTGATGCGCGGCAGCGCCGTGGCGACGCTGCTCGCGATCGTGCTCGCGATGATCGTCGGCGGCATTCTGATCGCCGTCACCAACGAGAACGTGCAGGCCGCATCCGGGTACTTCTTCGCGCGCCCCGGCGATACCTTCGTCGCCATCTGGCAAGCCGTTTACAACGGCTATGAGGCGCTGTTCCGCGGCGCGATCTTCAATGCCCGCGGCGCCGACTTCGCGGCGCAGATCCGGCCGCTGACGAACGCCCTCGGCTTCGCTACGCCGCTCATCGCCGCGGGCCTCGGCGTTGCCCTCGCCTTCCGCGCGGGACTGTTCAACATCGGTGCGCGTGGTCAGATGCTCATCGCGGCCATGTTCGCCGGGTTGTTCGCCTTCAACCTCGACCTGCCGCTGTGGCTGCACCTGCCGATCACCTTGATCGCCGGCATCGTCGGCGGTGCGCTGTGGGGCGGCCTGGTCGGCCTGCTGAAGGCGCGCACAGGGGCGCACGAGGTGATCCTCACGATCATGCTCAACTACGTGGCGTACTACCTGCTGCTGTGGATGCTGCGCACGCCCGGTCTGCTCCAGATGGAGGGCACCAACCAGCCCATCACGAAGCCCACGCCGGAGTCAGCGCAGTTCCCCGACCTGCTGGGGCCGCAGTTCCCGCAGCTCAACTGGGGCTTCGTCGTCGTGATCGCGGCGACCGTCTTCGTGTGGTGGCTGATCGAGCGCTCCAGCCTCGGCCTGCGTCTGCGCGCGGTGGGGGAGAACCCGCACGCGGCGCGTGCGGCGGGCATGAGCGTCGATCGCCTCTACATCTACGCCATGCTCTTCGCGGGCGGCCTCGCGGGCCTCGCGGCGATGAACCAGATCCAGGGCACCGTGACAACCGGATTCGGCGCCACGATCGACGCCGGCATCGGCTTCGACGCCATTACCGTGGCCCTGCTCGGACGCAGCCGCGCGTGGGGGACGTTCGCCGCCGGCATCCTGTTCGGTGCGCTGAAGGCCGGGTCCTTCTCGATGCAGGCACAGGGCATCCCGGTCGACATCGTTCTGGTCGTGCAGTCGCTCATCGTGCTCTTCATCGCGGCGCCTCCGCTGCTGCGCGCGGTGTTCTTCCTGCCCAAGTCCGATGCCGAGAAGGCGGCCAAGGCGCGAGCCAAGGCCGCGAAGAAGGCGGTGGCCGCGTGA
- a CDS encoding ABC transporter permease, with protein sequence MSAPIQDNATAQLEQSDGTIQLAVVRQRHFKAPIVLVAVVALLAALFGLSPRDGTSSFRLGDPSQALALPDVGVPTAVTSWLVWAVLVVLTLVAFWLAWSYRRQPLWLTIAFSVLGVFAFLVWAGAEGLVPVPSLLFGAVSLSVPLVFGALGGVIGERVGVVNVAIEGQLLLGAFSAALLSSITGNPFIGLIGAMVGGVLVSFVLAAFAIKYLVDQVIVGVVLNVLVSGLTGFLYGALLAPNEDALNRPERFTRIQIPGLSEIPIVGPVLFNQTFIVYLMFITVALVAWGLYRTRWGLRLRAVGEHPQAADTVGIKVNASRFWNVSLAGAIAGIGGAYFTLVSVPQFGKDMTAGLGFIALAAVIFGRWDPIRATLAALLFGFATNLQNLLTVLKTPIPSEFMLMLPYVVTILAVAGFAGQIRGPAAAGKPYIKG encoded by the coding sequence GTGAGCGCTCCGATCCAAGACAACGCCACGGCGCAGCTCGAGCAGAGCGACGGCACCATCCAGCTGGCCGTCGTGAGGCAACGGCACTTCAAGGCCCCGATCGTGCTGGTCGCGGTCGTGGCCCTGCTGGCCGCGCTGTTCGGCCTCTCTCCGCGCGACGGAACGTCTTCGTTCCGCCTCGGCGACCCGTCGCAGGCCTTGGCGCTGCCGGATGTGGGCGTTCCCACGGCCGTCACCTCGTGGCTGGTGTGGGCCGTGCTGGTGGTTCTGACGCTCGTCGCCTTCTGGTTGGCCTGGTCGTACCGTCGCCAGCCGCTGTGGCTCACCATCGCTTTCAGCGTCCTGGGTGTCTTCGCCTTCCTCGTATGGGCCGGTGCCGAGGGACTCGTTCCCGTTCCCAGCCTGCTCTTCGGCGCGGTGTCGCTGTCGGTCCCACTCGTCTTCGGCGCGCTCGGTGGCGTGATCGGCGAGCGTGTAGGCGTCGTCAATGTCGCCATCGAGGGGCAGCTGTTGCTCGGGGCGTTCTCCGCCGCGCTTCTGTCGAGCATCACCGGAAACCCGTTCATCGGGCTCATCGGCGCGATGGTCGGCGGCGTTCTGGTGTCCTTCGTGCTGGCCGCCTTCGCGATCAAGTACCTCGTGGACCAGGTCATCGTCGGTGTGGTGCTCAATGTGCTCGTGTCGGGTCTGACCGGCTTCCTCTACGGTGCCCTGTTGGCGCCGAACGAGGATGCACTGAACCGTCCGGAGCGCTTCACGCGTATCCAGATCCCCGGTCTCAGCGAGATTCCCATCGTCGGACCGGTGCTGTTCAACCAGACGTTCATCGTGTACCTGATGTTCATCACGGTCGCGCTCGTCGCGTGGGGTCTCTACCGCACGCGTTGGGGACTGCGCCTGCGCGCTGTCGGAGAGCACCCGCAGGCCGCCGACACCGTGGGCATCAAGGTCAACGCCTCGCGGTTCTGGAACGTCTCGCTGGCGGGCGCCATCGCCGGCATCGGCGGTGCGTACTTCACGCTGGTCTCGGTGCCGCAGTTCGGCAAGGACATGACCGCCGGCCTCGGCTTCATCGCCCTCGCGGCCGTCATCTTCGGCCGGTGGGATCCGATCCGCGCGACTCTCGCGGCGCTGCTGTTCGGGTTCGCGACGAACCTGCAGAACCTGTTGACGGTGCTGAAGACCCCGATTCCCAGCGAGTTCATGCTCATGCTGCCCTACGTCGTGACGATCCTCGCCGTTGCCGGGTTCGCTGGGCAGATCCGGGGCCCCGCCGCCGCCGGCAAGCCGTATATCAAGGGCTGA
- a CDS encoding cytidine deaminase, which yields MTDIDWDELRTAATEAMQRAYAPYSRYKVGAAALVTDGRIVSGCNVENASYGVGLCAECGLVSELNMTGGGQLVAFVCVNGDGQTIMPCGRCRQLLNEFALPGMLLETVSGIRTIDEVLPDAFGPRDLEEYRR from the coding sequence GTGACCGACATCGACTGGGATGAGCTGCGCACCGCCGCGACAGAGGCCATGCAGCGCGCCTACGCGCCCTACTCCCGTTACAAGGTGGGAGCCGCCGCCCTCGTCACCGACGGGCGGATCGTCTCGGGCTGCAACGTCGAGAACGCCTCCTACGGTGTCGGACTCTGCGCGGAGTGCGGACTGGTGTCGGAGCTGAACATGACCGGCGGCGGCCAGCTCGTGGCGTTCGTGTGCGTGAACGGCGACGGACAGACGATCATGCCGTGCGGGCGCTGCCGCCAGTTGCTGAACGAGTTCGCGCTGCCAGGGATGCTGCTGGAGACCGTGTCGGGTATCCGCACGATCGACGAGGTGCTGCCCGACGCGTTCGGTCCCCGTGATCTCGAGGAGTACCGCCGATGA
- a CDS encoding thymidine phosphorylase: MSTVEPFDAVDVIRAKRDGRPVDEPALRWMIDAYTREYVTDAQMSAFAMAVLLNGMSRDEIRVMTDAMIASGERMSFTALSKTTVDKHSTGGVGDKITLPLAPLVAAFGVAVPQLSGRGLGHTGGTLDKLESIPGWRAALSNDEMFAQLDDVGAVICAAGSGLAPADKRLYALRDVTGTVEAIPLIASSIMSKKIAEGTASLVLDVKFGSGAFMQDIDKARELARTMVALGNDSGVATTALLTDMNSPLGRAIGNANEVRESVEVLAGGGPADVVELTVALAREMLTLAGQPDADVEAALKDGRAMDVWRRMILAQDGDPDAALPVARETHTVLAPSSGVVTRLEALPFGIAAWRLGAGRARPQDAVVHAAGIDLHAQLGERIEAGHPLFTLSAEDAARFPRALEALEGAWEIGEAAPAASARVAERITA, translated from the coding sequence ATGAGCACGGTCGAGCCCTTCGACGCCGTCGATGTGATCCGCGCCAAGCGCGACGGCCGTCCCGTCGATGAGCCGGCCCTGCGGTGGATGATCGACGCGTACACGCGCGAGTACGTGACGGATGCGCAGATGTCCGCCTTCGCGATGGCTGTGCTGCTCAACGGCATGAGCCGTGACGAGATCCGCGTGATGACCGACGCCATGATCGCCTCGGGTGAGCGGATGAGCTTCACCGCGCTGTCGAAGACCACGGTCGACAAGCACTCCACGGGAGGCGTCGGAGACAAGATCACCCTCCCGCTGGCGCCCCTCGTGGCGGCGTTCGGCGTCGCCGTGCCGCAGCTTTCGGGACGCGGCCTCGGTCACACCGGTGGCACGCTCGACAAACTCGAGTCGATCCCGGGCTGGCGCGCCGCCCTCTCCAACGACGAGATGTTCGCGCAGCTCGACGACGTGGGCGCGGTGATCTGCGCCGCGGGATCCGGGCTCGCCCCGGCCGACAAGCGCCTGTACGCGCTGCGCGATGTCACGGGCACGGTCGAGGCGATCCCTCTGATCGCATCGAGCATCATGTCGAAGAAGATCGCGGAGGGCACGGCATCCCTGGTGCTCGACGTGAAGTTCGGTTCGGGCGCCTTCATGCAGGACATCGACAAGGCTCGCGAGCTCGCCCGCACGATGGTCGCGCTCGGCAACGACTCGGGCGTCGCGACCACCGCGCTGCTCACCGACATGAACAGCCCGCTCGGGCGAGCGATCGGCAACGCGAACGAGGTGCGCGAATCGGTCGAGGTGCTCGCGGGCGGGGGCCCCGCGGATGTCGTCGAACTGACGGTGGCACTCGCCCGAGAGATGCTGACGCTCGCCGGTCAGCCCGACGCGGACGTCGAGGCGGCGCTGAAAGACGGGCGCGCCATGGATGTCTGGCGGCGCATGATCCTGGCGCAGGACGGCGACCCGGATGCGGCGCTGCCGGTAGCGCGGGAGACGCACACGGTGCTCGCGCCGAGTTCCGGCGTCGTCACCCGCCTGGAGGCGCTCCCGTTCGGCATCGCCGCGTGGCGCCTGGGCGCCGGACGCGCGCGTCCGCAGGACGCCGTCGTGCACGCGGCGGGCATCGACCTGCACGCGCAGCTCGGGGAGCGCATCGAGGCCGGTCACCCGCTGTTCACCCTGTCGGCGGAGGATGCTGCCCGCTTCCCGCGCGCCCTGGAGGCGCTCGAGGGGGCCTGGGAGATCGGCGAGGCGGCACCTGCCGCATCCGCCCGCGTCGCCGAACGCATCACCGCCTGA
- a CDS encoding adenosine deaminase → MPIDQHGDATLDGVSLRSLPKISLHDHLDGAVRPDTIVELADAAGLPVPESDGDDLADWFAESSDSGSLVEYLKTFDLTTSVMQTRENLTRISREFVEDLAADGVIYGEVRWAPEQHLSGGLSLEEVVEAVQEGIEEGEDAAADAGHDIRVGQLITAMRHTDRSLEIAKLAVAFRDRGAVGFDIAGPEDGFLPSRHRAAFDYLAAQFFPVTVHAGEAAGLDSIRSALLDGRALRLGHGVRIAQDLEVVSREGDVVEVVFGDLARWVRDREIPLELSPSSNLQTGAIAAWGNEMADHPFDLLYQLGFAVTVNVDNRTQSRTSLTRELALLAEAFDYGLDDLETFQINAAAGVFLPVEEREELIDLISDGFDR, encoded by the coding sequence ATGCCCATCGATCAGCACGGTGACGCCACCCTCGACGGAGTGTCGCTGCGAAGCCTGCCGAAGATCTCCCTGCACGACCACCTCGACGGTGCCGTGCGCCCCGACACGATCGTCGAGCTCGCCGACGCCGCGGGCCTTCCCGTGCCCGAGAGCGACGGCGACGACCTCGCCGACTGGTTCGCGGAGTCGAGCGACTCGGGCTCGCTCGTCGAGTACCTGAAGACCTTCGACCTCACGACGTCGGTGATGCAGACGCGCGAGAACCTGACGCGGATCTCCCGCGAGTTCGTCGAGGATCTGGCCGCCGACGGCGTCATCTACGGCGAAGTCCGCTGGGCGCCGGAGCAGCACCTGTCCGGCGGGCTCTCGCTCGAAGAGGTCGTGGAAGCGGTGCAGGAGGGTATCGAGGAGGGTGAGGATGCGGCGGCGGATGCCGGACACGACATCCGCGTCGGGCAGCTCATCACCGCGATGCGCCACACCGATCGTTCGCTGGAGATCGCCAAGCTCGCCGTCGCCTTCCGCGATCGCGGCGCTGTCGGCTTCGACATCGCGGGGCCCGAGGACGGCTTCCTGCCGTCGCGCCACCGTGCCGCTTTCGACTATCTCGCGGCGCAGTTCTTCCCGGTGACCGTGCACGCCGGGGAGGCGGCGGGACTCGACTCGATTCGTTCCGCGCTGCTCGACGGGCGTGCGCTGCGTCTCGGGCACGGCGTGCGTATCGCGCAGGACCTCGAGGTCGTCTCGCGCGAGGGCGATGTCGTCGAGGTCGTGTTCGGCGATCTCGCGCGCTGGGTGCGCGACCGGGAGATCCCGCTGGAACTCTCCCCGAGCTCCAACCTGCAGACCGGCGCGATCGCGGCGTGGGGCAACGAGATGGCGGATCACCCCTTCGATCTGCTGTATCAGCTCGGCTTCGCCGTGACCGTGAACGTCGACAACCGCACGCAGAGCCGCACCTCGCTCACGCGCGAGCTTGCCCTGCTCGCTGAGGCCTTCGATTACGGCCTCGACGACCTCGAGACCTTCCAGATCAACGCCGCCGCGGGCGTGTTCCTGCCGGTCGAGGAGCGCGAGGAGTTGATCGACCTCATCAGCGACGGCTTCGATCGCTGA
- a CDS encoding alpha/beta hydrolase — protein sequence MTDPAPSRPRRRIRRVLGWSFGGLGALVVAAVLGVLIWGQVGVMAAEPGPLEAVRADAAVTVDEQAGAIVLSPASGSSEVGLVFIPGAKVEPIAYAATLSGLVDDGITVVITRPWYNLAFLDPRPLNAFTSLAPSIDTWMVGGHSLGGVRACQLATDADALVLFASYCATDISAAELPVLSIGGSEDGLSTPEKIRDAAPLLPADAEVVEIDGASHASFGAYGPQAGDGTPTISEAEMTARVTELVTDFAASLPR from the coding sequence GTGACCGATCCCGCGCCTTCTCGTCCTCGCCGCCGCATCCGACGGGTTCTGGGGTGGTCGTTCGGCGGCCTGGGCGCACTCGTCGTGGCCGCTGTCCTGGGCGTGCTCATCTGGGGGCAGGTGGGCGTCATGGCCGCCGAGCCCGGCCCTCTCGAGGCGGTCCGCGCCGACGCTGCCGTCACGGTCGACGAACAGGCCGGCGCCATCGTCCTCTCGCCCGCATCCGGATCGTCCGAGGTGGGGCTCGTGTTCATCCCCGGCGCCAAGGTCGAGCCGATCGCGTATGCAGCCACGCTCTCGGGGCTCGTGGACGACGGCATCACCGTCGTGATCACCCGCCCCTGGTACAACCTGGCATTCCTCGACCCGCGCCCCCTGAACGCGTTCACCTCCCTTGCCCCCAGCATCGATACGTGGATGGTGGGCGGCCACTCGCTGGGCGGGGTGCGTGCGTGTCAGCTCGCGACGGATGCGGACGCGCTCGTGCTCTTCGCCTCGTACTGCGCGACCGACATCTCCGCCGCGGAGCTCCCCGTGCTCAGCATCGGAGGCAGTGAGGACGGCCTGTCGACGCCGGAGAAGATCCGGGACGCGGCGCCCCTCCTGCCAGCCGACGCCGAGGTGGTCGAGATCGACGGCGCGTCGCACGCATCCTTCGGCGCCTACGGACCCCAGGCGGGCGACGGCACTCCCACGATCAGCGAGGCGGAGATGACCGCGCGCGTGACGGAGCTCGTCACCGATTTCGCCGCCTCCCTCCCCCGCTGA
- a CDS encoding mannitol-1-phosphate 5-dehydrogenase, with the protein MKAVHFGAGNIGRGFVGLLLHEGGYEVVFSDVSAGLVDAINAVDSYTVHEVGDGGTDVVVTGFRALNSAEDPQAVVDEIASADVVTTAVGPTILKFVAPLIRAGLAQRDEALAPLQVMACENAIGATDQLRAHIEEQAGDDWPALSARAVFANTAVDRIVPGQPADAGVDVVVEPFYEWAIERAPFDGELPRIPGAHFVDDLAPYIERKLFTVNTGHAATAYYGARAGIERISDALASPEIAAAVSATLEETSAVLIAKHEFAPDELARYRETILARFRNPALPDTVWRVGRQPLRKLSRHERFVGPAAEAAERGLPTEALVATMGAALSFSSPEDPESIELQRLLGTKSAAAFTTEVTGLDPQHPLFAAVRDVVAAHQPA; encoded by the coding sequence ATGAAAGCCGTCCACTTCGGCGCCGGCAACATCGGCCGTGGCTTCGTCGGACTCCTCCTGCACGAGGGCGGCTACGAGGTCGTCTTCTCCGATGTGTCGGCCGGGCTCGTCGACGCGATCAACGCGGTCGACAGCTACACGGTGCACGAGGTGGGCGACGGCGGGACGGATGTCGTCGTCACCGGCTTCCGCGCCCTCAACAGCGCCGAGGACCCGCAGGCCGTCGTCGACGAGATCGCATCCGCGGACGTGGTCACCACCGCCGTCGGCCCCACGATCCTGAAGTTCGTCGCTCCTCTCATCCGCGCCGGTCTCGCTCAGCGCGACGAGGCACTCGCGCCGCTGCAGGTGATGGCGTGCGAGAACGCGATCGGGGCCACTGACCAGTTGCGCGCGCACATCGAGGAGCAGGCCGGCGACGACTGGCCGGCACTGTCGGCACGCGCCGTGTTCGCGAACACCGCCGTCGACCGGATCGTGCCGGGCCAGCCGGCGGATGCGGGGGTCGACGTGGTCGTCGAACCGTTCTACGAGTGGGCGATCGAACGCGCGCCCTTCGATGGCGAGCTGCCCCGCATCCCCGGCGCGCATTTTGTGGACGATCTTGCGCCGTACATCGAGCGGAAGCTCTTCACGGTGAACACCGGACATGCCGCGACCGCCTACTACGGCGCTCGCGCGGGCATCGAGCGCATCTCGGACGCGCTCGCCTCCCCCGAGATCGCCGCGGCCGTCTCGGCGACGCTGGAAGAGACCTCAGCTGTGCTCATCGCGAAGCATGAGTTCGCGCCGGACGAGCTCGCCCGCTACCGGGAGACGATCCTGGCCCGCTTCCGCAACCCGGCCCTCCCCGACACGGTGTGGCGCGTGGGGAGACAACCGCTGCGCAAGCTCTCACGTCACGAGCGCTTCGTCGGACCCGCCGCAGAGGCGGCGGAGCGCGGGCTGCCCACCGAGGCGCTCGTCGCCACGATGGGGGCGGCGCTCTCCTTCTCCTCCCCCGAGGACCCGGAGTCGATCGAGCTGCAGCGCCTGCTCGGCACGAAGAGCGCCGCGGCGTTCACGACCGAAGTCACCGGCCTCGACCCGCAGCATCCGCTGTTCGCTGCTGTACGCGATGTCGTGGCGGCCCATCAGCCGGCCTGA
- a CDS encoding PTS sugar transporter subunit IIA — MAVLGIGQVRIHSGGASRDEAMREAADILESAGAVTGRYFDAMQQREQAVSTYMGNELAIPHGTNETKDEILASGLSVVRYDGGVDWDGNPVSFVIGIAGKGDEHLDILSQIALLFSDEDDVARLKAASTPEELYELLASVNA; from the coding sequence ATGGCAGTTCTCGGCATCGGACAGGTGCGCATCCACTCCGGCGGCGCGAGCCGCGATGAGGCGATGCGCGAAGCCGCCGACATCCTCGAGTCCGCGGGTGCGGTCACGGGAAGGTACTTCGACGCCATGCAGCAGCGCGAGCAGGCCGTCTCGACCTACATGGGCAACGAGCTCGCGATCCCGCACGGCACCAACGAGACCAAGGACGAGATCCTCGCCTCCGGTCTTTCCGTCGTCCGCTACGACGGCGGCGTCGACTGGGACGGCAACCCCGTCTCCTTCGTCATCGGCATCGCCGGAAAGGGCGACGAGCACCTCGACATCCTGTCGCAGATCGCCCTGCTCTTCTCCGATGAGGACGACGTCGCGCGCCTGAAGGCCGCGTCGACGCCCGAGGAGCTCTACGAGCTGCTCGCCTCGGTGAACGCATGA